The genomic window GGGTCGCAGACGGTGGCCTCGCCGCACCCGAAGGCGGAGAACGCCTCGAGGTGGCTGTCCGGGGCGGCGCCGTGCGAGGCGACGTACACGACGCCGCCGGCGACCGCGGGCGACGAGGTGAGGATCGGCCCGCCCGCCCGGCCGACGAACAGCGCCTGGCAGCGGCGGTGACCGCAGCCGTAGGCGTCGAAGGCGTAGAGGCGGCCGTCGGACGCCCCGACGTAGACGAGGCCGTTGGCGACGGCCGGTGAGCCCAGCACGGCGCCCCCGGTCTCGCCGACCCACACGGGGTCGCAGGTCGTCGGCCCGCCGCACCCGGCCGCCAGGAACGCGTGCACGCCCCGCTCCTGGGAGCCGACGAACACGAACCCGTCGGCGACCGTCGGCGACGACTCGCCCACGGCGACCCGGGCCGTCCACTTCGGCCGGCAGTCGCCGGCCCCGCAGGCGTCGACGTCGAAGGCCCAGAGGCGGCCGAGCCGGCTGGCGGTGCCGACGTAGAGCAGGCCGTTCACCACGGCCGGCGTGTTGTAGATCGACTGGCCGAGGGCGACCCGCCAGAGCGGCTCGCACTGCGGGCGGGGGCAGCGGGCCGGGAAGGCGAGGAGCTGGCCGACCTCGGTGCCGAAGTAGACGACCCCGTCGACGACGGTGGGCGACGACCGGTAGACGAGGTCGGGGACGGTCGTCGCGCCGTTGCCGATCCACGAGAGGCTGAGCGACCCGGCCTCGCGGGCGCCGACCTCGCGCTCGAGCGGGTTGACCCCGCGGTGGGTCGGGCCTCCGTGGAACTGCGGCCAGTCGACCGGCCCGGCGGCGCCCGCACCCGCCGCCGGACCGGCGATCGTGGCGGCCAGCA from Acidimicrobiales bacterium includes these protein-coding regions:
- a CDS encoding PQQ-binding-like beta-propeller repeat protein; translation: MSRTSAGALAVALLLLAATIAGPAAGAGAAGPVDWPQFHGGPTHRGVNPLEREVGAREAGSLSLSWIGNGATTVPDLVYRSSPTVVDGVVYFGTEVGQLLAFPARCPRPQCEPLWRVALGQSIYNTPAVVNGLLYVGTASRLGRLWAFDVDACGAGDCRPKWTARVAVGESSPTVADGFVFVGSQERGVHAFLAAGCGGPTTCDPVWVGETGGAVLGSPAVANGLVYVGASDGRLYAFDAYGCGHRRCQALFVGRAGGPILTSSPAVAGGVVYVASHGAAPDSHLEAFSAFGCGEATVCDPLWRGTGGHYLNSSPAVAGGTVFVGSGDGTLLAWPAAGCGTPACPPTWVGDAAGPVATTDSSPMVANGVVYIGENQGRVYAFRAAGCGRSLCGPLWEFITQDPIVNSSPVMVNGTLYLTGTNFSEVPILYVFEPVASSSSSTA